A genomic window from Nitrospirota bacterium includes:
- a CDS encoding adenylate/guanylate cyclase domain-containing protein — protein sequence MRRFLIFLGIGVISAAIALFLYSQKIDFLSSIDLRLKDARFKLRPPVKPDGNVVIAAIDSKSINELGRWPWNRRVIAELIDKLRAYGAKTIALDIVFSEPSNLASDRVLSDSMMKAGNVIAGYFFRHEETKASDVLLPSRVKVIKIAEGVEEVPFASYPYAETNIPLISESVFSSGFFNVIPDSDGVIRLSELLMLYEGEIYPSLALASLKHYLGGEIILDIASYGLDRLLVGNRLIPTDESGRLALNYYGRQGIFNTVSSVDIIEGRLMPNALKDALVFVGTTEIGIADLRVTPVDATLPGVEIHATVASSVLQREFLIRDGRVIGLEMFFIIFSPIMLTVLLSLFRRTITALLIFLGAIGLYSALNFVLFKEYLLNTSVIFPILSITLSYLGSEAYRNLVEEQKTRFLKKAFTNYVSPELVSQIMKNPDILKLGGEKRKITVLFSDIRGFTTISEKLSPENLVLLLNHYLGPMTQLVLKHKGMLDKYIGDAIMAVYNAPLDIAEHSVVACKTGIEMIEKLKEVNDEFRQKGFMEIDIGIGINTGDAIVGNMGTDVRFDYTAIGDTVNLSSRLEGLNKMYGTHILVTEFTVEHMNTLDESKITGLSELKAGLRELDLIKVKGKDKPVTIYELLRNPDKALIERFGEALGLYRHQDFEKAKSLFDSLYSKYGDKPSSVFSARCVEFIKTPPSSDWDGVYVAMTK from the coding sequence ATGAGGCGTTTCCTTATCTTCTTAGGCATAGGGGTTATATCAGCCGCTATTGCCTTATTCCTTTATAGCCAGAAGATAGATTTCTTAAGCAGTATAGACCTGAGGCTCAAGGATGCAAGGTTTAAACTAAGGCCCCCCGTTAAGCCAGACGGAAATGTCGTTATAGCCGCAATAGATTCAAAGAGCATAAATGAGCTTGGCAGATGGCCATGGAATAGAAGGGTTATTGCCGAGTTGATAGATAAGCTCAGGGCATACGGAGCAAAAACCATTGCCCTCGATATAGTGTTCTCGGAGCCATCGAATTTAGCCTCTGACAGGGTGCTTTCAGATTCCATGATGAAGGCAGGAAATGTAATTGCAGGGTATTTTTTCAGGCACGAGGAGACTAAAGCATCCGATGTCCTTCTGCCATCGAGGGTAAAGGTCATTAAGATAGCCGAAGGTGTAGAGGAGGTGCCTTTTGCCTCTTACCCTTATGCAGAAACCAATATACCTCTTATATCGGAAAGTGTCTTCAGCTCAGGGTTCTTTAATGTGATTCCTGATAGCGACGGAGTAATCAGGCTTTCGGAGCTATTAATGCTTTATGAGGGTGAGATATATCCCTCTTTGGCATTGGCTTCTCTCAAACACTATCTGGGAGGAGAGATTATCTTAGACATTGCTTCATATGGCTTAGACAGGCTTTTAGTAGGTAACAGGCTGATTCCTACCGATGAATCAGGAAGGCTCGCTCTGAATTATTACGGCAGGCAGGGTATCTTTAATACGGTCTCTTCGGTAGATATAATCGAGGGAAGGCTGATGCCGAATGCCCTAAAGGATGCATTGGTCTTTGTAGGGACTACGGAGATAGGGATTGCTGACCTGAGGGTAACCCCTGTTGATGCAACCCTTCCAGGCGTGGAGATTCATGCCACAGTGGCATCGTCTGTGCTACAAAGGGAATTCCTTATAAGGGACGGTAGGGTTATAGGGCTGGAGATGTTTTTTATCATATTCTCACCTATAATGCTTACCGTCCTTTTAAGTCTTTTTAGAAGGACTATAACTGCACTCCTTATTTTTCTTGGAGCAATAGGGCTTTATTCGGCATTAAACTTTGTGCTATTCAAAGAATATCTTTTAAATACATCCGTGATTTTCCCAATACTTTCGATAACATTGTCGTATTTAGGCTCAGAGGCTTATAGAAACCTCGTAGAGGAGCAGAAAACCCGATTCCTTAAAAAGGCATTTACAAACTATGTCTCTCCTGAATTAGTAAGCCAGATAATGAAAAACCCCGATATTCTTAAGCTCGGAGGTGAAAAAAGAAAGATAACTGTTCTTTTCTCTGATATAAGGGGCTTTACAACCATCTCAGAGAAGCTCTCTCCAGAAAACCTTGTCCTTTTGCTTAACCACTATCTTGGGCCAATGACCCAGCTTGTGCTTAAGCATAAAGGGATGCTGGATAAATACATAGGAGATGCCATAATGGCAGTGTATAATGCGCCGCTTGACATTGCCGAGCACTCTGTCGTGGCATGTAAAACAGGTATAGAGATGATAGAGAAACTTAAGGAAGTCAACGATGAATTCAGGCAGAAAGGTTTTATGGAAATAGACATAGGCATTGGCATAAACACAGGAGATGCAATCGTTGGAAACATGGGCACTGATGTAAGATTCGACTACACTGCGATAGGCGATACGGTTAACCTTTCATCGAGGCTCGAAGGCTTAAACAAGATGTATGGGACACACATACTGGTAACCGAATTTACGGTTGAACATATGAATACATTAGATGAAAGTAAGATAACAGGACTCTCCGAGCTAAAGGCAGGTCTCAGGGAGCTTGACCTTATAAAGGTAAAAGGGAAGGATAAGCCTGTTACTATATACGAGCTTTTAAGGAATCCGGATAAGGCATTAATAGAAAGGTTTGGTGAGGCATTAGGGCTTTACAGGCATCAGGATTTTGAAAAGGCAAAGTCTTTATTCGATTCCCTCTATAGTAAATATGGCGATAAGCCATCTTCTGTTTTCTCAGCGAGGTGTGTTGAGTTTATTAAAACCCCACCTTCATCTGATTGGGATGGTGTCTATGTGGCAATGACAAAATGA
- a CDS encoding FecR domain-containing protein has product MKRIILAFTIILIYTIPAYSSEVGKITELSGIVSYREKNNIPYQTAKKGISLQSGYWVKTGSDGWAVLTLIDGSRLTLANSTEIELTELVIAKNKKDGVFTVAQGKLRASVTKIAGEKVDYKVKSPTAVAGIKGTEFMMMTQGEANVFFGNEGVAEVSGDATSQKALSADTMVQNTRGYTPSDPVDIKPDTPLYTAKKGFDNITSATPPKDWEESNNLPHIVARWNINYGHYLADSGKYNDALYIFQIALDLTDKVDIRADARLERGAVYSRFLRNSEAALSEYLLVLEEYPTAPQRETALYLTGMTLFEMGFKSEAKERLLQYKREFPTGKHINNVDTILGVIDK; this is encoded by the coding sequence ATGAAACGGATAATATTGGCATTTACAATCATTTTGATTTACACAATCCCTGCATATAGCTCGGAGGTCGGCAAGATTACGGAGCTAAGCGGAATTGTCTCATACAGGGAGAAAAACAATATTCCCTATCAGACCGCTAAGAAGGGGATTTCCCTTCAGAGTGGCTATTGGGTAAAGACAGGCTCTGATGGATGGGCAGTGCTGACATTGATAGATGGAAGCAGGCTTACGCTTGCAAACAGCACGGAGATTGAGCTAACAGAGCTTGTGATTGCAAAGAACAAGAAGGACGGTGTGTTCACTGTTGCGCAGGGCAAACTCAGGGCATCTGTCACCAAGATTGCAGGCGAAAAAGTGGACTATAAGGTGAAAAGCCCCACTGCAGTTGCAGGGATAAAAGGCACCGAATTTATGATGATGACTCAGGGTGAGGCAAATGTGTTTTTTGGAAACGAGGGCGTTGCTGAGGTCTCAGGGGATGCAACCTCTCAAAAAGCCCTGAGTGCTGATACAATGGTTCAGAACACAAGGGGATATACGCCTTCAGACCCTGTGGACATCAAACCCGATACACCGCTTTATACCGCAAAAAAAGGGTTTGACAATATAACCTCTGCAACGCCTCCAAAGGACTGGGAGGAATCGAACAACCTGCCACATATAGTGGCAAGATGGAACATAAACTATGGCCATTATCTTGCCGACTCGGGAAAATACAATGATGCACTTTACATATTCCAGATAGCACTTGACCTTACCGATAAGGTTGATATAAGGGCAGATGCAAGGCTCGAAAGAGGTGCTGTTTATTCGAGGTTTCTCAGAAACTCCGAAGCCGCACTTTCGGAATATCTGCTTGTGCTCGAGGAATATCCAACTGCGCCCCAAAGGGAAACAGCCCTTTATCTTACAGGCATGACCCTTTTTGAGATGGGCTTTAAATCAGAGGCAAAGGAAAGACTTCTTCAGTATAAGAGGGAATTTCCGACTGGAAAACATATTAACAATGTGGATACCATCTTAGGCGTAATAGATAAATGA
- a CDS encoding transglutaminase family protein: protein MLKRLKTLLLICLLIAIIFPLHPSFAKTLILDGRLKSTIKMNQQINFSVPKKVDKLTFRFAVPVIYSNKATSQSIEDLQIKFSPNPTSIKEDTDGFGNTFRKVVWEGLEQDVSIKVSFNASLNSELTTMASEAVFPIKNIQETEAVFLKPTSQVQSTDEEIIALSRKLTGNAVTEYDAVDAILNWVADNIKYTYNPPEFDALYTLRTGTGNCQNFAHLSMSLLRASGIPSRIVGGISLKRQWKVPVSGGYLVQDMGQGGHAWIEIFFPDLGWLSYDPQQSRQFLSSRHIKQTHGLDSKDINDGWSASPYLPQYSENIEASFSNDDININLNTEKTAPLAYILSNNLLAKTSAQRPLPLALIEPEVKPPPEKGPVEFGNMEFPSLVELYQVVGNEAVKILDKETAEHVTSRYVYAQAFELRGTMALQGVSLAMHKFGGDGSLFVDVVKDEGGKPSLSGQRSLPVFLTDIKGRRQGYYWIDFSFSKPNEPLPVLNEGRYWLVLRHSGEAILNWFYIPGNPYGDGDDTRSTVKGYKWEDILNYDFVFKAKGVVK, encoded by the coding sequence ATGTTAAAAAGACTGAAGACTCTCTTACTGATATGCCTCTTAATAGCTATTATATTTCCACTACATCCGAGCTTTGCCAAAACCCTTATACTCGATGGCAGGCTCAAAAGCACTATAAAAATGAATCAGCAGATAAACTTTAGCGTTCCCAAGAAGGTCGATAAATTGACATTCAGGTTTGCAGTCCCAGTCATATACTCAAACAAGGCAACATCCCAGTCCATAGAAGACCTTCAAATAAAATTCAGCCCCAACCCTACATCTATTAAAGAAGACACAGATGGATTTGGAAACACCTTTAGAAAGGTAGTGTGGGAAGGGCTCGAGCAGGATGTCTCTATCAAGGTATCGTTCAATGCGTCTTTGAACTCAGAGTTAACCACAATGGCAAGTGAGGCGGTATTTCCGATTAAAAACATTCAGGAGACAGAGGCGGTATTTCTTAAGCCAACATCGCAAGTTCAGAGTACCGATGAGGAGATTATAGCCCTTTCGAGGAAACTGACAGGCAATGCAGTCACAGAGTATGATGCAGTGGATGCAATCCTGAACTGGGTAGCGGACAATATAAAATACACTTACAACCCTCCTGAGTTCGATGCCTTATACACCCTGAGGACAGGCACTGGAAACTGTCAGAACTTTGCGCATCTTTCGATGTCACTTCTTAGGGCATCCGGGATACCATCGAGGATTGTGGGCGGAATCTCTCTCAAGAGGCAGTGGAAGGTTCCTGTTAGTGGAGGGTATCTTGTTCAGGATATGGGACAGGGCGGGCATGCATGGATTGAAATCTTTTTCCCTGACTTAGGATGGCTTTCGTATGACCCACAGCAGTCAAGACAATTTCTGTCCTCAAGGCATATAAAGCAGACACATGGACTGGATTCAAAGGATATTAACGATGGGTGGTCGGCATCTCCGTATCTGCCTCAATATAGCGAGAATATAGAGGCATCCTTCAGCAATGACGATATTAACATAAATCTCAATACAGAAAAAACTGCGCCTCTGGCATATATCCTGAGCAATAATCTTTTGGCAAAGACATCTGCCCAAAGACCATTACCTTTAGCCCTGATAGAGCCTGAGGTCAAGCCGCCTCCTGAGAAGGGCCCTGTTGAATTTGGAAATATGGAGTTTCCAAGCCTTGTCGAGCTTTATCAGGTAGTAGGAAACGAGGCAGTAAAGATACTGGACAAAGAGACCGCAGAGCATGTGACCTCGAGGTATGTATATGCACAGGCATTTGAGCTCAGAGGCACTATGGCACTTCAGGGAGTTTCTCTTGCCATGCACAAATTCGGAGGCGATGGCTCGCTTTTTGTGGATGTTGTAAAAGACGAAGGTGGAAAGCCAAGTCTTTCAGGACAGAGGTCTTTACCTGTTTTCCTGACTGACATAAAAGGCAGGCGTCAAGGATATTACTGGATAGATTTCTCATTCAGCAAACCAAACGAGCCTCTGCCAGTCCTTAATGAAGGTAGATACTGGCTCGTCCTCAGACACTCTGGCGAGGCAATCTTGAACTGGTTTTATATACCCGGCAATCCATATGGAGATGGAGACGACACAAGGTCCACTGTCAAGGGCTATAAGTGGGAGGACATTCTAAACTATGACTTTGTCTTTAAGGCAAAAGGGGTGGTGAAATGA
- a CDS encoding S-layer homology domain-containing protein, protein MRRKILVLLLLGVLALCFATGCEKPIARCTAPEDNPEHHYLTGMKALEDGKLDVAKEKFDRSLFCDEKFSQAQSGLAIVAAEKAKAQADAGFKSVEVERALEHLKKAEKLSKSPEDEFNYLVAKIRVYTALKLDNWLSTSEDAYKNALDLTVDERRLSYYQGTESVHYFMGDAYLEALEFQKARDRYADVLNAKREGKWHEKADRAWKKTDKIVRAMAGITVGDVGKRIAIKDSVTRGDLAALLIDEMKIDKVFAGRIPVESQIKKLEAEFTPADILNHQFKEEILTILKWKVRGLEPKYDETTKAYLFKPTDSVTRGEMAFILEDILIKLTGDEKLATAYFGQENSPFPDVRPTSPLYNAVMNMTTRGIMEGELSGEFRVTDALDGAEALLAIRVLRQRLNIY, encoded by the coding sequence ATGAGAAGAAAGATATTGGTTTTATTACTGTTAGGTGTATTAGCCCTGTGCTTTGCCACAGGTTGTGAAAAGCCAATTGCAAGGTGCACAGCTCCAGAGGACAATCCAGAGCACCACTACCTGACAGGGATGAAGGCACTTGAAGATGGAAAGCTCGATGTGGCAAAGGAGAAATTCGACAGGTCGCTTTTCTGCGATGAGAAGTTCTCTCAGGCACAAAGCGGATTAGCCATAGTGGCAGCAGAGAAGGCAAAGGCTCAGGCAGATGCCGGCTTCAAAAGTGTTGAGGTTGAAAGGGCACTGGAGCATCTTAAGAAGGCAGAGAAGCTCTCAAAGAGCCCTGAGGATGAATTTAATTATCTTGTTGCGAAAATCAGGGTCTACACTGCTTTAAAGTTAGATAACTGGCTTTCAACTTCGGAGGATGCTTATAAAAATGCCCTTGACCTCACGGTGGACGAAAGAAGGCTCAGCTACTATCAGGGCACAGAGTCGGTACACTACTTTATGGGAGATGCCTATCTCGAGGCATTGGAGTTTCAGAAGGCAAGGGACAGGTATGCAGATGTCCTTAATGCAAAAAGAGAAGGCAAGTGGCATGAGAAGGCAGATAGGGCATGGAAGAAAACAGATAAGATTGTAAGGGCAATGGCTGGAATCACAGTAGGCGATGTCGGAAAGAGGATTGCCATAAAAGACTCTGTTACACGCGGGGATTTAGCCGCACTCCTTATTGACGAGATGAAGATAGATAAGGTTTTCGCAGGCAGAATCCCTGTTGAGTCCCAGATCAAAAAGCTCGAGGCAGAGTTTACCCCTGCCGATATACTCAACCATCAGTTTAAGGAGGAGATACTTACAATCCTTAAATGGAAGGTGAGGGGTCTTGAGCCTAAATACGATGAGACGACAAAGGCATATCTGTTTAAGCCAACAGACAGCGTAACCAGAGGGGAAATGGCATTTATCCTCGAAGATATCCTGATTAAGCTAACAGGGGACGAAAAATTAGCCACTGCATACTTTGGACAGGAAAACTCTCCTTTTCCAGATGTAAGGCCTACATCACCGCTTTACAATGCAGTCATGAATATGACTACCAGAGGGATTATGGAAGGAGAGCTTTCAGGAGAATTCAGGGTAACCGATGCACTTGATGGAGCAGAAGCCTTACTTGCCATAAGGGTGCTAAGGCAGAGGCTCAACATATACTAA